The following proteins are encoded in a genomic region of Bombus pyrosoma isolate SC7728 linkage group LG1, ASM1482585v1, whole genome shotgun sequence:
- the LOC122570527 gene encoding alpha-(1,3)-fucosyltransferase C-like isoform X1 — MTDMKLWVIGKNSLVVLTIFTIALYVLFFCFDWSDDDHLRFRQVFDEDLRYAKTAKKILFWTKMFSNETFYMGTGYIARDCPMNNCYATNKRNVVNLTDFDAVLFHGNDLDLKNLPKNRSPRQWYVFVNLESPANRPITNHFYEDFFNITMTYRLDSDIVWTYAVVKDARTNVNVAPSRNVNWSAFYAGSGDRTIVDDVDASLSKTIRGKTKPIIWFVSNCIAKSGRKEYVNELSKHIPVDVYGKCGNMSCPHNQDCFARVAEPGYFFYLSFENSLCDDYVTEKLYNSLRYNVVPIVYGGANYSRYAPPRSYIDVFDFDTPKSLAEYLKKLIKNPRKYSEYFAWKTYYKIEDGVHQGICNLCEFLHKQKEPRTQNFLSDWFSRSKCHLQEFLRNHSYLTGSIFKD, encoded by the exons ATGACCGATATGAAATTATGGGTGATTGGAAAAAACAGCTTGGTCGTCCTTACGATCTTCACGATCGCTCTGTACGTTCTGTTTTTCTGCTTCGACTGGAGCGACGACGATCATTTACGCTTCAGGCAAGTCTTTGACGAGGATCTACGATACGCGAAAACGGCGAAGAAAATCCTATTTTGGACCAAGATGTTCAGCAACGAGACATTTTACATGGGCACAGGCTACATCGCCCGCGATTGCCCTATGAACAATTGTTACGCGACTAACAAGAGAAATGTGGTGAATCTGACGGACTTCGACGCAGTTTTATTTCATGGAAACGATCTTGATCTGAAAAATTTGCCAAAGAACAGGAGTCCACGGCAGTGGTATGTTTTCGTGAATCTGGAAAGCCCGGCCAACAGGCCGATAACTAACCACTTTTACGAGGATTTCTTTAACATCACGATGACATACAGATTGGACAGCGATATCGTGTGGACTTATGCAGTCGTTAAGGATGCTCGTACCAACGTAAATGTGGCGCCTAGCAGAAATGTGAATTGGAGCGCCTTTTACGCTGGGTCAG GTGACCGAACGATCGTCGACGATGTGGACGCGTCGTTGTCGAAGACGATTCGAGGCAAGACGAAGCCGATAATCTGGTTCGTGAGCAACTGTATAGCAAAAAGCGGCCGGAAAGAGTACGTGAACGAACTGTCCAAGCACATACCGGTCGACGTTTATGGAAAATGCGGCAACATGTCTTGTCCCCATAACCAGGATTGCTTCGCACGGGTCGCGGAACCTGGCTATTTTTTTTACCTGTCATTCGAGAATTCGTTGTGCGACGATTACGTAACCGAGAAGCTGTACAATAGCCTCAG ATACAACGTGGTTCCCATCGTTTATGGTGGCGCCAATTACAGCCGTTATGCTCCACCACGATCTTACATAGACGTGTTCGACTTCGACACGCCAAAGAGTCTGGCCGAATATCTAAAGAAGCTAATCAAAAATCCGCGAAAGTACAGCGAGTACTTCGCTTGGAAAACGTATTACAAGATCGAGGATGGCGTTCATCAAGGTATATGCAATCTCTGCGAGTTTCTTCATAAGCAGAAAGAGCCACGAACGCAAAACTTTTTGTCTGATTGGTTCAGCCGGTCGAAATGTCACCTCCAGGAATTTTTACGTAATCACAGCTACCTTACAGGGTCTATTTTCAAAGACTGA
- the LOC122570527 gene encoding alpha-(1,3)-fucosyltransferase C-like isoform X2, with translation MTDMKLWVIGKNSLVVLTIFTIALYVLFFCFDWSDDDHLRFRQVFDEDLRYAKTAKKILFWTKMFSNETFYMGTGYIARDCPMNNCYATNKRNVVNLTDFDAVLFHGNDLDLKNLPKNRSPRQWYVFVNLESPANRPITNHFYEDFFNITMTYRLDSDIVWTYAVVKDARTNVNVAPSRNVNWSAFYAGSDTTWFPSFMVAPITAVMLHHDLT, from the exons ATGACCGATATGAAATTATGGGTGATTGGAAAAAACAGCTTGGTCGTCCTTACGATCTTCACGATCGCTCTGTACGTTCTGTTTTTCTGCTTCGACTGGAGCGACGACGATCATTTACGCTTCAGGCAAGTCTTTGACGAGGATCTACGATACGCGAAAACGGCGAAGAAAATCCTATTTTGGACCAAGATGTTCAGCAACGAGACATTTTACATGGGCACAGGCTACATCGCCCGCGATTGCCCTATGAACAATTGTTACGCGACTAACAAGAGAAATGTGGTGAATCTGACGGACTTCGACGCAGTTTTATTTCATGGAAACGATCTTGATCTGAAAAATTTGCCAAAGAACAGGAGTCCACGGCAGTGGTATGTTTTCGTGAATCTGGAAAGCCCGGCCAACAGGCCGATAACTAACCACTTTTACGAGGATTTCTTTAACATCACGATGACATACAGATTGGACAGCGATATCGTGTGGACTTATGCAGTCGTTAAGGATGCTCGTACCAACGTAAATGTGGCGCCTAGCAGAAATGTGAATTGGAGCGCCTTTTACGCTGGGTCAG ATACAACGTGGTTCCCATCGTTTATGGTGGCGCCAATTACAGCCGTTATGCTCCACCACGATCTTACATAG